The Lysobacter enzymogenes genome window below encodes:
- a CDS encoding C40 family peptidase, with protein sequence MTALPEAARGYLGSPFRHQGRSRSGLDCVGLVVLALADQGRAVADVTTYGRDPHHGLLEQHLVETFGPAIARTDLHPGDIVAIEYSGATRHVAIVGDYPGGGLSLIHTDQTVGRVTEHRLDSRWHRRITGAWRP encoded by the coding sequence ATGACGGCGCTACCCGAGGCCGCCAGGGGCTACCTGGGCTCACCGTTCCGCCATCAAGGCCGCTCTCGTAGCGGCCTTGATTGTGTGGGGCTGGTGGTTCTGGCGCTGGCCGACCAGGGGCGCGCGGTGGCCGACGTGACCACCTACGGCCGAGACCCGCACCACGGCCTGCTCGAACAGCACCTGGTCGAGACGTTCGGTCCTGCGATCGCACGCACCGATCTCCATCCCGGCGATATCGTGGCCATCGAGTACTCGGGCGCCACGCGCCACGTTGCCATCGTTGGCGACTACCCGGGCGGCGGCCTCTCCCTCATCCACACCGACCAGACGGTCGGCCGAGTGACCGAGCATCGCCTCGATTCGCGCTGGCACCGTCGCATCACCGGAGCCTGGCGACCGTGA
- a CDS encoding phage tail protein: MSGSTIGGFVGGIFGAFFGAPQLGFMIGSMIGGFVDPDKVYGPRLTDAQNQTSNVGIPIAQIRGTASVKGNLLWRDPTLKEHKKKKRAGKGGPTQVTYTYTRSYAIGICEGPIKAIKTIKRNGKVVYEASATAAQEYSGDWASLTSASRKFLQKCKIYVGNETQMPDPTIEAVQGVGNVPPHRGMAYIVVKDDDLTDLAGAVPQYDFVVVMQGDDGVSEGVYEAPGFGPWFPWRTDPVGQTDPRRRFVKYEYGVESTGLWFDTVEAALNNFDEDTGTSAIGGYTLMGWARDDGSTPPNYYGPFYENNGTWNPLVPDPNRLATTDDIHPTYGRAYLSLFFSRYQYGTTHGFAASSAAVILADGGGWYADSIGNTGSAVWRALAGAPAGYNRTFNFGSGPDFAVYNDVLIRVRAVPSCDGNTPEAQPVPDAPGYYVYPDGTMVFHGDCVEVPGTFKQLAIARVDNDGVLPDLAYTSLPLGPVLEPANPNYNSEAYWNAQYAAAVTAGQIQSGWLYAPGGSTEPYRYPQLVSSACQCEPPIATVARDRIPLASIVADLCRRSGLSDDHFDVSELTDLVDGFVVATIGGADSFITPLSQAYFFDCAEWDAKIRFVKRGGSATFALTAGDLAERDGDAIEETRVQEVELLRKTTVSYVDPAAGFTVMTQVGSRRASTVQALGESAIEIPVAMSAADAAKLADKRIKAAWGEPSKFKFELPYRFSYLTTTDIGTLTDKAGNVHRVRLMESQEDSGKLLIESSQDEQSAYVSNAEGLDPDPPTANPPGVIGGTVLALLNIPVLRDEDDQVGIYVAAAGQLPGWRGAEIQVSTDGGATGDTFAEITEAATIGYTLSALAAIVADHPAVQTVDVYLPDAPESVDYTTLLRYYNRAVIGDEIIQYQTVTDLGGNAYRLSGLLRNRYDTDPIAHAKGARFVLLDSAVVFVQAQQWMIGQALMFRAVSFGTSADAYPWEAYSFATARSQTEWKPLWVRAKDVGSDLQVSWIGRARLGVSPNPHHSQHFRGYRVSYTNGTDTVTHDVTTTTDTLVGGATLPGAVHITVAGLNAITGAGPASEEITA, translated from the coding sequence GTGAGCGGATCCACTATCGGCGGTTTCGTCGGCGGCATCTTTGGCGCGTTCTTCGGTGCGCCGCAGCTCGGCTTCATGATCGGTTCGATGATCGGCGGCTTCGTCGATCCGGATAAGGTCTATGGCCCACGGTTGACGGATGCGCAGAACCAGACGAGCAACGTAGGCATCCCGATCGCGCAGATCCGCGGGACCGCTTCGGTCAAGGGCAACCTCCTCTGGCGCGACCCCACGCTGAAGGAGCACAAGAAAAAGAAGCGCGCCGGCAAGGGCGGCCCCACGCAGGTCACCTACACGTACACCCGCAGCTACGCCATCGGCATCTGCGAAGGGCCGATCAAGGCGATCAAGACGATCAAGCGCAACGGGAAGGTCGTCTACGAGGCGAGCGCGACCGCGGCGCAGGAGTACTCGGGCGACTGGGCCAGCCTGACCTCGGCATCGCGCAAGTTCCTGCAGAAGTGCAAGATCTATGTCGGCAACGAAACGCAGATGCCGGACCCGACGATCGAGGCGGTGCAGGGCGTCGGTAATGTGCCGCCGCACCGAGGCATGGCGTACATCGTGGTGAAGGACGACGACCTGACCGATCTGGCCGGCGCGGTCCCGCAGTACGACTTCGTCGTCGTGATGCAAGGCGACGACGGCGTGTCGGAGGGCGTGTACGAAGCTCCGGGTTTCGGCCCGTGGTTCCCCTGGAGAACTGATCCCGTCGGCCAAACCGATCCGCGCCGGCGCTTCGTCAAGTACGAGTACGGCGTCGAGAGCACGGGTCTGTGGTTCGACACCGTCGAGGCCGCGCTCAACAACTTCGACGAGGACACCGGAACGAGCGCGATTGGCGGCTACACGCTGATGGGCTGGGCACGCGATGACGGCTCCACGCCGCCGAACTACTACGGCCCGTTCTACGAGAACAACGGCACGTGGAACCCGCTGGTGCCTGACCCGAATCGTCTCGCCACCACCGACGACATCCATCCGACCTACGGCCGCGCCTACCTGTCGCTGTTCTTCAGCCGCTACCAGTACGGCACCACTCACGGGTTCGCGGCCAGCAGCGCGGCAGTGATCCTCGCCGACGGCGGCGGCTGGTACGCGGACAGCATCGGCAACACCGGGTCGGCGGTATGGCGCGCACTCGCCGGCGCGCCCGCTGGCTACAACCGCACGTTCAACTTCGGCTCCGGCCCAGACTTCGCGGTCTACAACGACGTGCTGATCCGTGTCCGCGCGGTGCCGTCCTGCGACGGCAACACACCGGAGGCGCAGCCTGTGCCCGACGCGCCGGGCTACTACGTGTACCCGGACGGCACGATGGTCTTTCACGGGGACTGCGTCGAGGTGCCCGGTACGTTCAAGCAGCTGGCCATCGCGCGCGTCGACAACGACGGTGTGCTGCCGGACTTGGCCTACACGTCGCTGCCGCTCGGCCCCGTGCTGGAGCCGGCGAACCCGAACTACAACAGCGAGGCCTACTGGAACGCGCAGTACGCGGCCGCGGTCACGGCGGGGCAAATCCAGTCAGGCTGGCTGTATGCGCCCGGCGGATCCACTGAGCCCTATCGATATCCGCAGCTCGTCAGCAGCGCGTGCCAGTGCGAGCCACCCATTGCGACCGTCGCGCGGGACCGCATCCCGCTCGCGAGCATCGTGGCCGACCTGTGCCGGCGCTCGGGTCTCTCCGACGACCATTTCGACGTCAGCGAACTGACTGACCTGGTGGACGGCTTCGTGGTCGCCACGATCGGAGGCGCCGACTCGTTCATCACGCCGCTGTCGCAGGCCTACTTCTTCGACTGCGCCGAGTGGGACGCGAAGATTCGCTTCGTGAAGCGCGGTGGGTCTGCGACGTTCGCGCTGACCGCGGGCGATCTGGCCGAGCGCGACGGCGACGCCATCGAGGAAACGCGCGTGCAGGAGGTGGAGCTGCTGCGCAAGACGACGGTCTCGTACGTCGACCCGGCCGCCGGCTTCACGGTCATGACGCAGGTCGGGAGCCGGCGGGCGTCGACGGTGCAGGCGCTCGGCGAGTCAGCCATCGAGATTCCGGTCGCGATGTCCGCGGCCGATGCCGCCAAGCTGGCCGACAAGCGCATCAAGGCGGCGTGGGGCGAGCCTTCGAAGTTCAAATTCGAACTGCCCTACCGCTTCAGTTACCTCACCACGACCGACATCGGGACGCTCACCGACAAGGCCGGCAACGTGCATCGCGTCCGGTTGATGGAGAGCCAGGAGGATTCCGGGAAGCTGCTGATCGAATCGTCCCAGGACGAGCAGTCCGCCTACGTCTCCAACGCCGAAGGCTTGGACCCGGATCCGCCGACGGCGAACCCGCCGGGGGTGATCGGCGGCACGGTGCTGGCGTTGCTGAACATCCCGGTGCTGCGCGACGAGGACGACCAAGTCGGCATCTACGTCGCCGCGGCCGGCCAGTTGCCGGGCTGGCGCGGCGCGGAGATCCAGGTGAGCACCGACGGCGGCGCCACCGGCGACACCTTCGCCGAGATCACAGAGGCGGCCACCATCGGGTACACGCTCAGCGCGCTGGCGGCGATCGTGGCCGATCATCCGGCTGTGCAGACCGTCGACGTCTACCTGCCCGATGCGCCCGAGTCCGTCGACTACACGACCCTGCTGCGCTACTACAACCGCGCGGTCATTGGCGACGAGATCATCCAGTACCAGACTGTGACCGACCTGGGCGGCAACGCCTACCGGCTGTCGGGCCTGCTGCGCAACCGCTACGACACCGATCCGATCGCGCACGCGAAGGGCGCGCGGTTCGTGCTGCTGGACTCGGCCGTCGTCTTCGTCCAGGCGCAGCAGTGGATGATCGGCCAGGCGCTCATGTTCCGCGCCGTGTCGTTCGGAACCTCCGCGGATGCCTACCCGTGGGAGGCCTACAGCTTCGCCACGGCGCGATCGCAGACCGAATGGAAGCCGCTGTGGGTGCGTGCGAAGGACGTCGGGTCCGACCTGCAGGTCAGCTGGATCGGGCGCGCGCGACTCGGCGTGTCGCCGAACCCGCACCACTCGCAGCACTTCCGTGGCTACCGGGTCAGCTACACCAATGGCACCGACACCGTGACGCATGACGTCACGACCACCACCGACACGCTCGTCGGGGGCGCGACGCTCCCCGGCGCCGTCCACATCACCGTCGCCGGGCTCAACGCCATCACCGGCGCCGGCCCCGCCTCCGAGGAAATCACCGCATGA
- a CDS encoding DUF2793 domain-containing protein → MSITLPTWPQGALQPEAPFNESMKKLGAVVNAAAEATTNTPPTTTLTDVDKIWIISTSPTGAWTGRANQIALCTAAGVWEFYAPETGWLALDKNTGLIRFWNGSSWGAVPLGTAAVDRNVVTALATSGAVNIDVSTGDYFTLALAGNVTSLTFSNLPASGKAVSLLVRIKQDTTPRTVAWPASFKWAEGNTIAVSTVAGSIDVLAITTFDQGTTWQVTLAKAFA, encoded by the coding sequence ATGAGCATCACCCTCCCCACGTGGCCGCAGGGCGCGCTGCAGCCCGAGGCGCCGTTCAACGAGTCGATGAAGAAGCTTGGCGCGGTGGTGAACGCGGCCGCGGAGGCGACGACCAACACGCCGCCCACGACGACGCTGACCGACGTCGACAAGATCTGGATCATCAGCACGTCGCCGACCGGCGCATGGACTGGTCGGGCCAATCAAATCGCCCTGTGCACCGCGGCCGGCGTGTGGGAGTTCTACGCCCCGGAGACCGGCTGGCTGGCGCTGGACAAGAACACCGGCCTGATCCGGTTCTGGAACGGCAGCAGCTGGGGCGCCGTGCCGCTCGGCACGGCCGCGGTCGACCGGAACGTGGTGACGGCGCTGGCGACGAGCGGCGCCGTCAACATCGACGTCTCGACCGGCGACTACTTCACCCTGGCCCTTGCCGGCAACGTCACGTCGCTCACCTTCTCGAACCTGCCGGCGTCGGGCAAGGCCGTGTCGCTGCTGGTCCGGATCAAGCAGGACACCACGCCGCGCACGGTGGCGTGGCCGGCGTCGTTCAAGTGGGCCGAGGGGAACACCATCGCGGTGTCGACCGTCGCGGGCTCAATCGACGTCCTGGCGATCACCACGTTCGACCAGGGCACGACCTGGCAGGTCACGCTCGCGAAGGCGTTCGCATGA